One Alligator mississippiensis isolate rAllMis1 chromosome 1, rAllMis1, whole genome shotgun sequence genomic window carries:
- the LOC132249280 gene encoding zinc finger protein 345-like, which yields MGEVDSLTSATDQWHKGQGMLQKQENVAVNKVPSLFGHWSEEGKQARNSPRSRDEFVVLRHQKRQKGKAHWRETLHANQGSMGGLRGKQEPTTKRRGRAHSCPECKKSFSCPSCLALHKIKHAGEKPHVSTKCGKSLTSLSVQRRQQPHGCTRCGKSFRQPSSLARHRCMHAREKRHPCSVCGKSFTWSSDLVRHLLIHTGEKPHQCPVCGKSFAQSWNLTKHQHIHTGEKPYYCSVCGKSFTWSSNLVRHQLIHTREKPHQCSVCGKTFTHSSHLARHQRIHTGEKPHQCSECGKSFSHSSHLARHQLIHTGEKPYHCSVCEKRFTQRSHLAEHQRIHTGEKPHQCSVCQKSFTYISSLTLHQRIHTGEKPHQCSACGKSFTNRSSLTQHQRIHTGEKPHQCSVCQKSFTYISSLTLHQRIHTGEKPHQCSACGKSFTNRSSLTQHQRIHTGEKPYQCSVCQKSFTYIFSLKQHQHIHTGEKPFQCSVCGKSFTSRSCLTRHQLIHTGEKPYHCSVCGKRFTQCSHLAEHQRIHTGEKPHRCSECGKSFTRLSHLTHHQLIHTGEKPHQCSVCGKSFTQSSHLAQHQRIHTGEKPHHCSECGKSFSRSSHLTRHQLIHTGK from the coding sequence atgggtgaggtggattccctgaCCTCAGCAACAGACCAATGGCATAAGGGTCAGGGGATGCTCCAAaagcaggagaatgtagcagtgaacaaGGTCCCATCTCTATTTGGGCAttggagtgaagaagggaaaCAAGCCCGAAACAGCCCAAGGTCCAGGGATGAATTTGTGGTGCTGAGACACcagaagaggcagaaaggaaaggcccattggagagagacactgcatgcaaaccAAGGCAGTATGGggggcctcagagggaagcaggagcccaCCACCAAGCGCAGGGGgagagcccactcctgccctgagtgcaaGAAGAGTTTTAGCTGCCCCTCgtgcctggctctgcacaagataaagcatgctggggagaagccccatgttagcaccaagtgtgggaagagcttgaccagcctctctgtgcagaggaggcagcagccacacgGCTGCACaaggtgtgggaagagcttcaggcagccctccagcctggccaggcacaggtgcatgcacgcAAGGGAGAAGCGTCatccttgctctgtgtgtgggaagagtttcacctggtcCTCTGACCTGGTCCGTCATCTGCTGATCCACACAGgcgagaagccacatcagtgccctgtgtgtgggaagagcttcgcccAATCGTGGAACCTGACcaagcaccagcacatccacacaggggagaagccatattactgctctgtgtgtgggaagagtttcacctggtcCTCCAATCTGGTCCGGCACCAGCTGATCCACacacgggagaagccacatcagtgctctgtgtgtgggaagaccttcacccattcctcccacctggcccggcaccagcgcatccacacaggggagaagcctcatcagtgctccgagtgtgggaagagcttcagccattcctcccacctggcccgacaccagctcatccacacaggggagaagccatatcactgcTCTGTCTGTGAGAAGAGATTCACCCAGCGCTCCCACCTAGCTGAGCACCAGCgaatccacacaggggagaagccacatcagtgctctgtgtgtcagaagagcttcacctacatctccagcctgacactgcaccagcgcatccacacaggggagaagccacatcagtgctctgcatgtgggaagagcttcaccaaccgCTCAAGTCTGACACAGCACcaacgcatccacacaggggagaagccacatcagtgctctgtgtgtcagaagagcttcacctacatctccagcctgacactgcaccagcgcatccacacaggggagaagccacatcagtgctctgcatgtgggaagagcttcaccaaccgCTCCAGTCTGACACAGCACcaacgcatccacacaggggagaagccatatcagtgctctgtgtgtcagaagagcttcacctacatcTTCAGCCTGAAAcagcaccagcatatccacacaggggagaaaccatttcagtgctctgtgtgtgggaagagcttcaccagccGCTCCTGTCTGActcggcaccagctcatccacacaggggagaagccatatcactgctctgtctgtgggaagagattcacccaatgctcccacctagctgagcaccagcgcatccacacaggggagaagccacatcgctgttctgagtgtgggaagagcttcacccgactCTCCCACCTGACCcatcaccagctcatccacacaggggagaagccacatcagtgctctgtgtgtgggaagagcttcacccagtcctcccacctggcccagcaccagcgcatccacacaggggagaagccacatcactgttctgagtgtgggaagagcttcagccgaTCCTCCCACCTGACCCGGCATCAGCTGATCCACACAGGGAAGTAG